In Thermosynechococcus sichuanensis E542, a single genomic region encodes these proteins:
- a CDS encoding aspartate-semialdehyde dehydrogenase, translating into MSLIFLGVMVLAQGLRVGILGATGAVGTEILAILAERSFPVAELRLLASPRSAGQTLSFGETVLPVQAVSEETLKGLDLILASAGASVSRQWLPIAIQGGAIAIDNSSAYRMEPNVPLVVPEVNPEDLKTHQGIIANPNCTTILMTVALWPLHQVRPIRRIVAATYQSASGAGAKAMQELKDQALDILKGQPPRTEVFPYPLAFNLFPHNSPLNDQGYCQEEMKMVNETRKIFHAPELRLTATCVRVPVLRAHSEALNVEFFEPFPLQEARDRLQQAAGVQFVEDWQRNYFPMPLEATGKDPVLVGRLRQDISEPNALELWLCGDQIRKGAALNAVQIAESLIAQGLL; encoded by the coding sequence ATGAGCTTAATATTCCTAGGAGTAATGGTCTTGGCACAGGGATTACGGGTTGGCATTTTAGGCGCCACGGGTGCTGTTGGCACGGAAATTTTGGCCATTTTGGCGGAACGGTCGTTTCCAGTGGCAGAGTTGCGGCTGTTGGCTTCGCCCCGTTCAGCCGGTCAAACCCTCTCTTTTGGTGAGACGGTGCTACCGGTACAGGCGGTGAGTGAAGAGACCCTCAAGGGACTGGATTTGATTTTGGCGTCGGCGGGGGCAAGTGTGTCGCGGCAGTGGCTACCGATCGCCATCCAAGGGGGAGCGATCGCCATTGATAATTCCAGTGCCTATCGCATGGAACCCAATGTCCCCTTAGTGGTGCCCGAAGTCAACCCTGAAGATCTCAAAACACACCAAGGCATCATTGCCAATCCCAACTGCACCACGATTTTGATGACCGTTGCGTTATGGCCATTGCATCAGGTGCGACCGATTCGGCGAATTGTAGCGGCAACTTACCAGTCTGCCAGTGGGGCGGGGGCAAAAGCGATGCAAGAACTCAAGGATCAAGCCCTTGATATTCTCAAGGGGCAGCCACCCCGTACAGAGGTCTTTCCCTATCCCTTGGCCTTTAACCTCTTTCCCCACAACTCTCCCCTCAATGACCAGGGCTACTGCCAAGAAGAAATGAAGATGGTCAATGAAACCCGCAAAATTTTCCATGCCCCAGAGTTGCGCCTAACAGCCACCTGTGTGCGTGTGCCTGTGCTGCGTGCCCATTCAGAGGCGCTGAATGTTGAATTTTTTGAGCCTTTTCCGCTGCAAGAAGCGCGCGATCGCCTGCAACAGGCGGCAGGAGTACAGTTTGTTGAGGATTGGCAGCGTAACTATTTCCCGATGCCCCTAGAGGCCACAGGTAAAGACCCAGTGCTAGTGGGACGGTTGCGCCAAGATATTTCCGAACCCAATGCCCTTGAACTGTGGTTGTGTGGCGATCAAATCCGCAAGGGGGCAGCACTAAATGCCGTGCAGATTGCCGAATCGCTGATTGCCCAAGGACTCCTCTAA